The genomic region CAATATCCGGGCACCGATGTGGCACTGCTAATGGGAATGGCCAAAATAATTATTGATGAGAAATTACATAATTCGGATTTTATAAACAAGCGCTGCGAAAATGCGGAAGCCTTTTTGGAATCGTTAAAAGACTACGATATCGATTTTGTTGAAAGGGTTACCGGTGTGCCCCGTGAGAAAATCAGAGCGGCAGCACATATGTATGCGGCGGGGAATCCCTCTTCAATTCTCTATACACTCGGAATTACCGAACACTCGCACGGAACCGATAATGTCATTGCCATTGCCAATTTGGCGATGATTACCGGTAATATCGGTAAACGCGGCAGCGGCGTTAATCCTTTGCGCGGTCAAAACAATGTTCAGGGCGCCTGCGATATGGGGGCGTTACCCAATGTTTACGTTGGATACCAATCTTCAACCTCTCCCGAAACGAAAAAGAAGTTTGAAGCTGTTTGGGGCGGCAATCTTTCCGTTGCAAGAGGGCTCAGAACACAGGAAATGTTTGACGGTGCCTGTGACGGAACATTTAAAGCCCTCTATTTAATCGGAGAAAATTCGGTTTTAAGCCAACCCAATTCAAATCATGTGATTAAGGCTTTATCGGCGTTGGATTTTCTGGTGGTCCAAGATATCTTTTTAACCGAAACGGCACAACTTGCGGATGTTATCCTGCCGGCGTCGTCGTTTGCCGAAAAAGACGGGACATTCACCAATACCGAAAGGCGCTTCCAGCGTGTCAGAAAAGCGATTGAGCCCATTGGCGAGTCGCTTGCCGACTGGGAAATCACCTGTGAAATTGCAAAAAGGATGGGTGGTAAAGGGTTTGATTATAAACATCCATCGGAAATAATGGATGAGATTGCCTATTTAGCGGAATGTTACGGCGGGATTAACTATGCAAGATTGGAATCCGGCGGTTTACAATGGCCTTGCCCAGCGAGCGACCATCCCGGCACACCGATACTGCATACCACACAGTTTGCCTGTCGCAAGGGTAAACTTTTACCGCTTAAATATCGTCCTTCGGAAGAACTGCCCGATGATGATTATCCCTTGTTATTAACTACGGGAAGGCGTTTGTTCCACTACCATACCGGTACAATGACGCGTAAAACCGAAGGGCTGAATATTTTTATGGGAAGGGAAAGGGTACAAATCAATCCGCTTGATGCGGAAAAACTCGGTATCGGTGACAGTGATGTCATTAAAGTCAGCTCTCGCCGCGGTGAAGTTCAAGCAGGGGTTGAGGTAACGCGTGTTGTGCCCCCGGGGGTAGTCTTTATGTCTTTCCATTTTGCCGAGAGCCCGACCAATATGATAACAAGTTGTGCTATGGATCCGGTTACTCAGACGCCGGAATATAAGGTTTGTGCCGTTAAAATTGAAAAAGTAATCGTAAATTGATATTACATAATATTCCAAACGATTAAGCAAAGAATTATGGTATTATATACAGTGATTGGGTTTATTTGTAAGAGAGGTTAGTATGCAACAGGTTGGAGTGGATATTATCGAAATCAAGCGAATTGAAGAAGCCGTTTCCCGTTGGGGCAGCCGCTTTTTAAATCGTATTTATACCGATTCCGAACTTCGGCTTTATCAGGATAAACCGGCGTCGCTGGCGGCGCGTTTTTCCGGCAAAGAAGCGGTTATCAAAGCCCTGGGAGATAACCAACTATCCTATCGTGATATTGAAATAATATCCGATGAAAACGGAAAGCCTCTGGTTAATTTGCACGGTGATGCAAAATTTAAGGCATGTAAAAATGGTTTACAAGCTATTTCAATCAGTCTTTCTCATTGCCGCGACCATGCGGTTGCCTGTGTTTCCGCCGAAATCGGTCCCGTTGGCGGAGTGCCCCCTAACTGCCTGTAATTATAGCAACTCTTTTTATTCAACTTGTCGGTTGGAAGTGATAGAATTAAAAATACAGGTGTAAATCTGCGAAGGGAGCAAAAATATGGCAGGTCATTCTAAATGGGCTAATATAAAAAATCAGAAAGGTGCCGCTGACGCCAAGAGAGGGCAGCTTTTTACCAAATTAACTCGCGAAATAATGCTGGCCGTCCGCGAGCACGGCAGTAACCCCGAGGCCAATCCGCGCCTTAGGCTTTGTATCCAAAGGGCACGCGATAACAATATGCCGATGGATAATATCGAAAGGGCAATCAAAAAAGCCGATGGGACACTGGAAGGCGTAACCTATGATGAGTTTGTTTTGGAAGGCTACGGTCCGGGCGGTGCCGCAATTTTGGTTGATATTTTATCCGATAACCGGATTCGTTCAATCCAAGAAGTAAGGAGTACCTTTACACGTACCGGCGGAGGGCTTGGTGAAGCGGGCAGCGTCAACTGGCAATTTGAACTAAAAGGTGTTATCGGCATAGAAGTGGCGGAAGGGATGGATATCGATGACGTTTCTTTGTCGGCTATTGATGCCGGAGCCGAAGATGTCAAAGCGGACCCCGAATATATCGAGATAATTACCGGCCTTGAAGATATGGAAAATATCCGTAAGGCTTTGGAAGAAAATGGAATCCCCGTTAAATCGGCGGAACTTGCCAAAGTTGCCAAAAACACAATCGAACTTGACGATGAAACATCGCTTTCGGTTCTAAAATTGATTGACAGGCTCGACAACTTGGATGATGTTCGCAGCGTTTGGAGTAACGTTGATTTTAGCGACGAGGTGATGGAAAAATACGAGGGGTAAAATCGGTATAGCAAGATGAGGATATTGGGCATTGATCCCGGTACAATTATAATGGGTTACGGTATTGTCGATAGTGAAGCGGATAACGTTTCCTATGTCTGCTGTGACGCTCTAAAATGCAAACAGCGCTCTCCGATCGGAGAGCGTTTGTGTAATATCTACGACCGGATTTGTTCCGTA from Dehalococcoidales bacterium harbors:
- the acpS gene encoding holo-ACP synthase, translated to MQQVGVDIIEIKRIEEAVSRWGSRFLNRIYTDSELRLYQDKPASLAARFSGKEAVIKALGDNQLSYRDIEIISDENGKPLVNLHGDAKFKACKNGLQAISISLSHCRDHAVACVSAEIGPVGGVPPNCL
- the fdhF gene encoding formate dehydrogenase subunit alpha, whose translation is MSKVNLTVDGRKITAEAGMSVLEAALQNGIYIPYLCHSANLKPHGGCRLCIVEIEGMEGLPTSCTAVISEGMVVKTATPDVNEVRHNIMQLLLADHPLDCLTCVKNQNCELQKAAAYLGIKERIFDHNDRNFPVDDSNPFFTINRNYCILCQKCVRVCDEITCVNAIEVINRGYESAIGTFGNKPIMESNCQSCGECVVHCPTAALTIKKTEVPAYEVETTCPYCGVGCSMYLGIKNNKIVSVRGSNTDVNNGKLCVKGRFGIADYVHSPERLKTPLIKEDGKFRKASWDEALSLITAKLSSYPKEQVGVISSSRCTNEDNYVAQKFCRLVLGTNNVDHCARLCHAPTVAGLAQTFGSGAMTNSIEDMAETDCFFVIGSNTTEAHPVIGMNVKQAVRKGAKLIVADPREIDMVQFADIWLQQYPGTDVALLMGMAKIIIDEKLHNSDFINKRCENAEAFLESLKDYDIDFVERVTGVPREKIRAAAHMYAAGNPSSILYTLGITEHSHGTDNVIAIANLAMITGNIGKRGSGVNPLRGQNNVQGACDMGALPNVYVGYQSSTSPETKKKFEAVWGGNLSVARGLRTQEMFDGACDGTFKALYLIGENSVLSQPNSNHVIKALSALDFLVVQDIFLTETAQLADVILPASSFAEKDGTFTNTERRFQRVRKAIEPIGESLADWEITCEIAKRMGGKGFDYKHPSEIMDEIAYLAECYGGINYARLESGGLQWPCPASDHPGTPILHTTQFACRKGKLLPLKYRPSEELPDDDYPLLLTTGRRLFHYHTGTMTRKTEGLNIFMGRERVQINPLDAEKLGIGDSDVIKVSSRRGEVQAGVEVTRVVPPGVVFMSFHFAESPTNMITSCAMDPVTQTPEYKVCAVKIEKVIVN
- a CDS encoding YebC/PmpR family DNA-binding transcriptional regulator, translating into MAGHSKWANIKNQKGAADAKRGQLFTKLTREIMLAVREHGSNPEANPRLRLCIQRARDNNMPMDNIERAIKKADGTLEGVTYDEFVLEGYGPGGAAILVDILSDNRIRSIQEVRSTFTRTGGGLGEAGSVNWQFELKGVIGIEVAEGMDIDDVSLSAIDAGAEDVKADPEYIEIITGLEDMENIRKALEENGIPVKSAELAKVAKNTIELDDETSLSVLKLIDRLDNLDDVRSVWSNVDFSDEVMEKYEG